One region of Exiguobacterium acetylicum genomic DNA includes:
- a CDS encoding CHAD domain-containing protein has translation MNHRDTEKLTFELLETWSTFNHYAKEAQTFENPEDVHQARIRLRKLITFARLVDLTEEPVYLIWKRLMHAFGEVRDLDVQLEATSNKTEIDQLFANHVALQLQGKRSTLIETMHLLISNELDRSVRRFLAGPMTKRLKRMSEKELIQAAEKRYEKKREQFEKVQRKDGTKRVERMHELRLATKAYRYTVEYLRPYTHQPKSAVDRLKTTQTRLGHINDTYQRLERWRSFEVPSAYQEERLRQIKRLEDELRSALDQIEIAHG, from the coding sequence ATGAACCATCGAGATACTGAAAAGCTGACTTTTGAACTGCTTGAGACATGGTCGACCTTCAATCATTATGCCAAAGAGGCTCAAACGTTTGAGAATCCGGAAGATGTCCATCAAGCGCGGATTCGGTTACGGAAACTGATCACTTTCGCCCGATTGGTCGATTTGACGGAGGAACCCGTTTATTTGATTTGGAAGCGGCTGATGCATGCTTTCGGCGAGGTCCGTGACCTCGACGTACAACTCGAAGCAACCTCAAACAAAACAGAAATCGATCAGTTATTCGCGAACCATGTCGCTCTGCAACTTCAAGGGAAACGTTCGACTTTAATCGAGACGATGCATCTCTTGATCTCCAATGAACTGGATCGATCCGTTCGTCGCTTTTTAGCCGGTCCGATGACAAAGCGCCTCAAGCGGATGTCAGAAAAAGAGCTGATTCAGGCCGCCGAGAAACGCTATGAAAAAAAACGTGAACAATTTGAAAAAGTGCAACGAAAGGATGGAACGAAGCGTGTCGAACGGATGCATGAATTACGGCTTGCTACAAAAGCATACCGTTATACGGTCGAGTATCTTCGTCCCTACACGCATCAACCGAAGTCTGCTGTTGATCGCCTAAAGACAACCCAGACACGACTCGGACACATCAATGATACGTATCAGCGATTAGAAAGATGGCGCTCTTTCGAGGTTCCATCTGCTTATCAAGAAGAGCGTTTGCGTCAGATCAAGCGGTTAGAGGACGAGCTACGTTCTGCGCTTGATCAGATTGAAATCGCTCATGGATGA
- a CDS encoding MATE family efflux transporter, with protein sequence MSETVTFSGKMKQFMKIFFPILVTQVAFYLISFFDTVMAGRYGSADLAGVGVGASLWAPVYTGLTGILLAVAPLVSQAMGAKREREVKRIVIQALYVAVVIIGLTVVIGLIAVNPILERMELSAEAREVARNYLVMLALGIVPMFVFFVLRTLVDSLGKSNITMVLLLISLPINVLFNYLFIFGNFGFPELGGVGAGVATAITYWILCLAIIAVVFKGELFQRLGILRRFYRPDMKRIKELILLGAPIGLAIFSEVSIFSAVTLLLGAYGDVIIGAYQAAINFASFVYMIPLSAASALTITVGFEVGAKRIKDAVQYVVIGLTMCVAVSLFSGILLYLKNEELAALYSRDPQVIEAAAHFMILAIFFQLSDAVAAPTQGALRGFKDVNVTFLLTIAAYWVIGLPLGFYLERYTTLGPDGYWWGLIIGLAVGATLLLVRLMHLIRKSRRLAA encoded by the coding sequence ATGTCAGAAACAGTTACGTTCTCAGGAAAGATGAAGCAATTCATGAAAATTTTCTTTCCCATCCTCGTAACGCAAGTCGCGTTTTACTTAATTAGTTTTTTCGATACGGTCATGGCCGGTCGATATGGTTCTGCTGATTTAGCAGGCGTCGGGGTCGGAGCAAGTCTCTGGGCACCCGTCTACACAGGACTGACCGGTATTCTACTTGCCGTCGCACCGCTCGTTTCCCAAGCGATGGGAGCGAAACGCGAGCGGGAAGTCAAACGGATCGTCATACAGGCGTTGTACGTTGCTGTCGTGATCATTGGTTTGACTGTCGTCATCGGACTTATTGCTGTCAATCCGATTCTCGAACGGATGGAGTTATCGGCAGAAGCACGTGAAGTCGCACGGAATTATCTCGTGATGCTAGCGCTAGGAATCGTGCCGATGTTCGTTTTCTTTGTCTTACGAACACTTGTCGATTCGTTGGGGAAATCGAATATCACGATGGTCTTACTACTAATCTCTTTACCCATTAACGTCCTTTTCAATTATCTATTCATCTTTGGAAACTTCGGTTTTCCGGAACTTGGTGGAGTGGGCGCGGGAGTTGCGACTGCCATCACGTACTGGATTCTTTGTCTAGCGATTATCGCTGTCGTCTTTAAAGGAGAGTTATTTCAACGCCTTGGGATTCTGCGGCGCTTTTACCGTCCAGATATGAAGCGAATCAAGGAATTGATTCTACTCGGTGCTCCGATTGGTCTAGCGATTTTTTCTGAAGTCAGTATTTTCTCAGCGGTCACGTTGCTGCTCGGAGCGTACGGCGATGTCATCATCGGCGCCTATCAAGCGGCCATCAACTTCGCTTCGTTCGTCTATATGATCCCATTATCTGCTGCCTCCGCTTTAACGATCACAGTCGGTTTTGAGGTCGGTGCTAAACGAATCAAGGACGCTGTCCAGTACGTCGTCATTGGATTGACGATGTGTGTTGCCGTCTCCTTGTTCTCTGGGATCTTATTGTACTTAAAGAATGAAGAACTTGCCGCTTTGTATAGTCGTGATCCTCAAGTCATCGAAGCAGCCGCACACTTCATGATTTTAGCGATTTTCTTTCAACTGTCGGATGCCGTTGCTGCACCGACGCAAGGTGCATTACGTGGATTCAAGGATGTTAACGTCACCTTCTTGTTGACGATTGCTGCCTACTGGGTCATTGGACTACCATTAGGTTTTTATCTCGAACGCTATACGACGCTCGGACCAGATGGTTACTGGTGGGGATTGATCATCGGTCTTGCGGTCGGAGCAACGCTACTACTTGTTCGTCTTATGCATTTAATCCGTAAATCAAGGAGGCTGGCAGCTTGA
- the mprF gene encoding bifunctional lysylphosphatidylglycerol flippase/synthetase MprF, translating to MKFSKQRIMTIAKIILPIVLIGFIFYQGQNELRSLSLQESIQAIRQVPSWQFILLILAGLAAVSTMFFYDLFLLRSLEAKAPIGLIFRASWIANSFNGIIGFGGLAGMAIRSALYRPFVEGGRLLKAIGWMAPTLISGLSILSALSLLHVFPAFEVLDLKKWLWPVIIGVAFFFPLYLLFSFRRGNSSIHPKSIALYSLVSLAEWFSAGVVVYLILAALGTDVSFSKVIGVFIIAATAGLISMVPGGFGSFDLVFLIGMQRAGVEEGIVLTGLLIYRLVYYLIPFLIGVIFSAREFSGPVVKMIEDKPIVGPSMEVGGVIWRLQLRFLSKIRHFTLALITLVAGITIWGLAILPPVSTQYEYLESKLPHEALLLANSFFLMGGLLFVLLSTALYRRTKRSLYMMYGASFFALIGMALRGFNLISFLAVIIVLVLLLMSRKAFHRERTLITTTRFIRVAFAGLLYIGGFVFFGYAFYTLGSADGTKVYPAHEIFMFAASASIFALVYVLVFIRLFNTFNQPVLGERFDAEKIESVLREQGGNYLSHLAFLGDKRFFFSETGRSFIQFSQTGNRIMVLGDPSGDPKEHSQVIASFLRRVEDLGYIPNIYQIQAQNMSLYHDFGFNFFKLGEEAIVDIPSFTVSGKKRAGLRSIKNRFEREGMTFEVVEPPISGTLLAELQEVSDEWLGGKSEKGFSLGYFHEPYLNRAPIGIMREAEGRLIGFMTFMPAYQEGVLSIDLMRFRPDGPNGIMDAMFIRLFEYAKDEGYHTFNMGMAPLSSVGEDETSFWQERVAADVFNNIRYMYSFTGLRRYKEKYDPKWEGRYLAYRKRQSLPMAILKATRLISRKKDRILLP from the coding sequence TTGAAATTCTCAAAACAACGTATCATGACGATTGCGAAGATCATCTTGCCGATCGTCTTGATTGGATTCATTTTTTATCAAGGACAAAACGAATTGCGGAGTTTGTCGCTACAGGAGTCGATTCAAGCGATTCGTCAAGTCCCATCTTGGCAATTCATCCTGTTGATTCTCGCAGGTCTTGCGGCGGTCTCGACGATGTTCTTTTATGACCTCTTCTTATTACGTTCATTGGAGGCGAAAGCACCGATCGGACTGATTTTCCGAGCATCCTGGATTGCGAACTCCTTTAACGGCATCATCGGATTCGGCGGTCTCGCTGGGATGGCGATCCGCTCCGCTCTTTATCGACCATTTGTTGAAGGCGGTCGTTTGTTGAAGGCGATCGGCTGGATGGCACCGACGTTGATCAGTGGATTGTCCATCTTATCTGCCTTATCTCTTCTGCACGTTTTTCCAGCGTTCGAAGTGCTCGACTTAAAAAAATGGTTGTGGCCCGTCATCATTGGTGTCGCCTTCTTCTTTCCACTTTATTTGCTGTTCTCGTTTCGACGAGGCAATAGCAGCATCCATCCGAAATCGATTGCGTTATATTCACTCGTCTCACTCGCAGAATGGTTCAGTGCTGGCGTTGTCGTCTATCTGATCCTCGCGGCGCTTGGAACGGATGTTAGTTTCTCAAAAGTCATCGGTGTTTTCATTATCGCTGCGACAGCCGGTTTGATCTCGATGGTACCGGGTGGGTTTGGTTCGTTTGACTTAGTGTTTTTGATCGGCATGCAGCGCGCGGGTGTCGAGGAAGGCATCGTCTTGACCGGATTATTGATCTATCGTCTTGTCTACTACTTGATTCCGTTCCTGATCGGTGTCATTTTCTCAGCTCGGGAGTTCAGCGGTCCGGTCGTCAAGATGATCGAAGACAAACCGATCGTTGGTCCATCGATGGAGGTCGGGGGCGTCATTTGGCGCTTACAACTGCGATTCCTCAGTAAAATTCGTCATTTCACACTCGCGTTGATCACACTCGTTGCCGGAATCACGATCTGGGGACTGGCGATTTTACCACCTGTCTCGACGCAGTATGAATATTTGGAATCGAAATTACCACATGAAGCGCTGTTACTCGCGAATAGTTTCTTCTTGATGGGCGGCTTATTGTTCGTCCTCTTATCGACAGCACTGTATCGTCGAACAAAACGGTCGTTATATATGATGTACGGGGCATCTTTTTTCGCATTGATTGGAATGGCACTTCGTGGTTTTAACTTGATTTCCTTCCTTGCCGTCATCATCGTTCTCGTCTTGCTACTGATGTCGCGAAAAGCATTTCACCGAGAACGAACACTCATTACGACGACACGCTTCATCCGGGTTGCCTTCGCTGGTCTATTGTACATTGGAGGATTCGTCTTTTTTGGCTACGCCTTCTATACACTCGGATCAGCAGACGGAACAAAAGTATATCCGGCACATGAAATTTTCATGTTTGCAGCGAGTGCCTCTATCTTTGCGCTCGTGTATGTTCTCGTCTTCATCCGCTTATTCAACACATTCAACCAACCGGTTCTCGGTGAGCGATTCGATGCTGAAAAGATCGAATCGGTATTGCGTGAGCAGGGTGGGAATTATTTGAGCCATCTCGCGTTTCTAGGTGATAAACGTTTCTTCTTCTCCGAAACAGGACGTTCATTCATCCAGTTCAGTCAGACCGGTAATCGGATCATGGTCCTTGGCGACCCTAGTGGAGATCCGAAGGAGCATTCACAAGTCATCGCGTCTTTCTTACGTCGCGTCGAAGATCTTGGATATATTCCGAACATCTATCAAATTCAAGCGCAAAATATGTCTCTCTATCATGATTTTGGCTTCAACTTCTTCAAACTCGGGGAAGAAGCGATCGTTGATATCCCATCTTTCACTGTATCAGGGAAAAAACGAGCTGGACTTCGATCGATTAAAAATCGCTTTGAACGAGAGGGCATGACGTTCGAAGTAGTCGAGCCACCTATTTCAGGAACACTATTAGCAGAACTACAAGAGGTCTCCGACGAATGGTTAGGAGGGAAGTCCGAGAAAGGTTTCTCGCTCGGTTACTTCCATGAACCTTATTTAAACCGGGCACCGATCGGCATCATGCGTGAAGCGGAAGGACGATTGATCGGGTTTATGACATTCATGCCTGCTTACCAAGAAGGGGTCCTATCGATTGACTTGATGCGTTTTCGACCAGATGGACCGAATGGAATCATGGATGCGATGTTCATCCGACTATTCGAGTATGCGAAAGATGAAGGCTACCACACGTTCAACATGGGAATGGCTCCGCTTTCGTCTGTCGGAGAAGACGAGACGTCCTTCTGGCAAGAACGTGTGGCAGCGGATGTCTTCAATAATATTCGCTACATGTATAGTTTCACCGGTCTACGACGATACAAAGAAAAGTATGATCCAAAATGGGAAGGACGATATCTGGCTTACCGAAAGCGTCAATCGTTACCGATGGCAATCTTAAAAGCAACTCGTCTTATTTCTCGAAAGAAAGACCGGATTTTATTACCATGA